A genomic region of Trifolium pratense cultivar HEN17-A07 linkage group LG3, ARS_RC_1.1, whole genome shotgun sequence contains the following coding sequences:
- the LOC123917599 gene encoding ketol-acid reductoisomerase, chloroplastic, which translates to MAAVTSSCSTAISASSKTLAKLVATSFTTNNFSFSKLYPQPFRSRKCIAVGGALGARMASAPPATLPVSLDFETSIFKKERVNLAGHEEYIVKGGRDLFHLLPDAFKGIKQIGVIGWGSQGPAQAQNLRDSLTEAKSDIVVKIGLRKGSRSFNEAREAGFTEESGTLGDIWETISGSDLVLLLISDSAQADNYEKIFSHMKPNSILGLSHGFLLGHLQSSGLDFPKHFSVIAVCPKGMGPSVRRLYVQGKEINGAGINSSFAVHQDVDGRATDVALGWSVALGSPFTFATTLEQEYKSDIFGERGILLGAVHGIVESLFRRYTENGMSEDLAYKNTVESITGIISKTISTKGMLAVYNALSEEGKKEFEKAYSASFYPCMDILYECYEDVASGSEIRSVVLAGRRFYEKEGLPAFPMGKIDQTRMWKVGERVRSTRPAGDLGPLYPFTAGVFVALMMAQIEILRKKGHSYSEIINESVIESVDSLNPFMHARGVSFMVDNCSTTARLGSRKWAPRFDYVLTQQALVAVDNGTAINQDLISNFMSDPVHGAIQVCAELRPTLDISVPADADFVRPELRQSSN; encoded by the exons ATGGCGGCCGTTACTTCCTCATGTTCCACCGCGATCTCCGCCTCTTCCAAAACCCTAGCAAAGCTGGTCGCCACAAGCTTCACCACCAACAATTTCTCATTTTCAAAGCTATATCCTCAGCCATTTAGGTCTCGCAAATGCATCGCTGTCGGCGGCGCACTTGGTGCTCGTATGGCGTCGGCTCCTCCTGCTACTCTTCCGGTTTCGCTTGATTTCGAGACTTCTATTTTCAAGAAGGAGAGGGTTAACCTCGCCGGACACGAAGAG TATATCGTGAAAGGAGGAAGAGATTTGTTTCATTTGTTGCCTGATGCTTTCAAGGGGATTAAGCAGATTGGTGTCATTGGATGGGGTTCACAG GGACCTGCTCAGGCACAGAATCTAAGGGACTCACTTACTGAAGCAAAGTCTGATATTGTTGTTAAG ATTGGACTCAGGAAAGGTTCTCGTTCCTTTAATGAAGCCCGGGAAGCTGGATTTACCGAGGAGAGTGGAACTCTTGGGGACATATGGGAAACTATATCAGGCAGTGATCTTGTGTTGTTGTTAATTTCTGATTCAGCACAG GCAgataattatgaaaaaatattctCCCACATGAAGCCAAACAGCATACTTGGGCTGTCCCATGGTTTTCTTCTTGGGCATTTACAGTCGAGTGGACTTGATTTTCCAAAGCACTTCAGTGTAATTGCCGTGTGCCCAAAGGGGATGGGTCCTTCTGTAAGGAGGCTGTATGTACAAGGAAAAGAGATAAATGGTGCTGGAATTAATTCAAGTTTTGCAGTACACCAG GATGTGGATGGAAGGGCTACAGATGTTGCTTTGGGATGGTCCGTTGCCCTTGGTTCTCCTTTCACATTTGCCACTACATTAGAGCAAGAATACAAGAGTGACATCTTTGGGGAGAGAG GAATTTTACTTGGTGCTGTTCATGGAATTGTTGAATCTTTGTTTAGGAGGTACACTGAAAATGGAATGAGTGAAGATCTGGCTTATAAGAACACTGTTGAGTCCATAACGGGAATTATATCTAAAACCATCTCAACTAAG GGCATGTTGGCTGTATACAATGCTTTAtctgaagaaggaaagaagGAATTTGAGAAAGCATACAGTGCTTCCTTTTATCCCTGCATGGACATTTTGTATGAGTGTTATGAGGATGTAGCCAGCGGTAGTGAGATTCGCAGTGTTGTTTTGGCTGGTCGTCGCTTTTAC GAGAAGGAGGGTCTGCCTGCATTTCCCATGGGTAAAATTGATCAGACCCGGATGTGGAAGGTTGGTGAACGTGTTCGCTCTACAAGGCCAGCAGGTGATCTAGGCCCTCTATATCCATTTACCGCTGGTGTCTTTGTGGCATTGATGATGGCTCAG ATTGAGATCTTGAGGAAGAAAGGGCACTCTTACTCTGAAATCATTAATGAGAGTGTGATTGAGTCAGTTGATTCTTTGAACCCATTCATGCATGCTCGTGGTGTTTCTTTCATGGTTGACAACTGCTCAACCACAGCTAGGTTGGGTTCAAGGAAATGGGCTCCCAGATTTGATTACGTCCTAACTCAGCAGGCCTTGGTGGCAGTGGACAATGGAACTGCTATCAACCAGGACCTAATCAGCAACTTCATGTCAGACCCAGTGCACGGAGCCATTCAAGTTTGTGCTGAACTGAGACCCACATTAGACATTTCAGTACCAGCAGATGCAGACTTTGTCCGTCCTGAGTTGCGTCAGTCTAGTAACTAG